CGATCTAAAACAAAGTCTCCtttatgattaataaaaaaatcacTAATGTAAACTAATGTAAAAAActgtataaaaaagaaaatgataaaataaatatctattGTTATGGCATGGTGGTCTCTAAAATACTAACAACATACAactttaaatttttatattaattctggttaatataataaaaatagttttgtttttgaggtgtttttttccatattttctataatatttacagttacacaaacattacaattcacacattattttttaccaCAAATTTCAATGGTATATATgtgaatttattattaacttaatacaattaaatatacAGGTAGATCACAATGGCAGCTTATtcattaatacaataattacaaatttaacaaaaattgaaaGATAACATAATAACACCTTATTTGGTATAAAATAAGAGACTCATAAATGGAAATAATGCACTTCTTCTCAATGTTTACTTAATTAAAATGTCTAAACTCAGAAAGACAATACAAGACAGGAGACAACTTTGTAAAAAAGTTAGTTCCTGATAAAAATTAggaaatttgattttattttggaaaATCTGGAGACTGAGTATTTTGAGTGTCTATCTTGTTGACACTCAATATAGTCAGAGTATCACAGACttgcattttaaaatattttaatagtttaacttattcaatatttaataagTCTTACAGGAttgaagataataattaatataatctttttaatttattattaattactccTGTTATTAGAATtcatacatacatatttttttaacacaaaaacagaGTTGTTAAAAATTACACTAGTCTTTTTCAATACAGGTGGGTTTGAGCAATATCATAATAGCAGTTTTTCTGGGTagaaatgtttaaattaaaactgGTGGAATGAGTATGTTAATTATACAGCATTTTAAGACTTTTACGGCCAGTTAAATGTGCGTCCAACTATTTCATAAAATTTCTCGTTATACGGTTGATAAAACTTCTGCAGTTTCTCAATGACAGTTTGATCAATATCAGGATGTTTTCGTCCTTTGCTATTTGATAAACATTTAGAAGTCTCATCTTCTTTTTTCATACAATAAAATCCTTTTGTTTTGTTGAGGTATAAATTTTGATCCGAAATAAAATCATGTAAACCAAGAAACCGTTCGACATGTTTTAACTCGGGTAACGGATTTGAAATAAGCGCATCACCGTCTACAACGAGAATCTGGTTACCGCTGAAATATTGTTTCCAACGCTGGATATATTTTGAGTACATACTTATACGAACGGCTTTGTAGGAAGTGTTTATTTCACCATTTTGGATCACAAGATCTTCAAATCGCTCATGCGTTAAGCCTTGCTCAGTTTTGATTTCATGGATTTGTGTGTAGTCTGATATAACACGCAAAACTGGATCTCGaacaattacaattaatttCATCGAAGCATTCATCTGATGGATTCTACCAGGGGCTTCTTCCGTGATAAAGTATGCGGGACTTTTTTCAATAGTCACCTGATGTGGGTAGGAGTACGGCATTTTACGACGATACCACTCGAGTCCTTGGCGATAGTTTTCCTCCTTATCAAAGTAGTGAACTTCTCTTCCGCATTTCGCGACGTCAGGATGTATTGCAATCAGTTCTAGCAATGCACGAGTGCCACCTTTACGAACACCAATTATAATGGCTTGAGGAAGCCGTCTTTTCATTCCTTTTTGATGACTATCTTCCAAGCGATCgaatttgttgttttgttgtttcaTTCGGTTGGCTGCTATAAACCTGTTTCGTTGCTGCTCTGGTTTCAGATAACAGATTACATGTTTTAAAGATACATCTTGGCCAAACATGAGCAAAGTAATCAGAATTGAACCACAGATGGTTAAGATTAGAAAAACCAATTTCTTTTTACTATTAAATAATTGGAATCCATAAGAGGCCTTATCAACATGTTCCTTCATGATGCCAAAGATTCAACCTATataagtgtaaaaaaaaaacacaaattggtatttctaaatattattagTTATAACAGTAATGCACTAGCTAGGGCTACTcttcttatattaattattaataattatacaatccAACCCCGGGAGAGGTGTCatttttttagaataaaattaCTCTAGTCTAAGTAAGAatagcctattattattatttagttcaGTTCAGCTGTGAGGTAAATGTAGGGGGGTAATTAGGTAGTGGTTTTATATagatgttatgcgcgatttgaacgatttgcgcaatttgaaattgcgcaaaaaaatccttgcgcaatttcaaattgcgcaaagaattcttgcgcaatttaaaattgcgcaaggatttttttgcgcaatttcaaattgtgcAATCAACTTgcgaaatttcaaattgcgcaagaaaatctttgcgcaattttaaattgcgctgcacaatttgtaaattgtgcaagatagttcttgcgcaatatgacacctttgcgcaatttgaaaacgaactgtaaattttcccatacatggctaggctaggcagaggagtttaaaatttagtattttattatataaataataagaccatttcaatgaagataatgtttaatactccctttttaagtttttaatattagtttaagctaggccatgtaacctagtcagtatcagtagtccagaccctagctaggctagagtagtaggctatagccggccgcccccgccccgcgcccgcctggtggaacaccaccgcttcgttttccttcgtcggttcttcgacggtatgctaactttacttataacaatatttgcactactaaaataaggaaatgcgatatttatctttaattttgaatcattcttagaaattactataaaaatatgggtgtggatgatttcacaatctgtcgaaaaaccttgcgcaatttgcagattacttgcgcaatttaatacgttgcttgcgcaatttgaaacacatgtttcaattcaaattgcgcaaggattttttttgcgcaatttcaaattgcgcaaatcgttcaaatcgcgaaTAACATAGACATACACtgggcctataggcctatagctagtcCATCTACTACACGCCTGTACGGCAACATACCGAGAGATTGGCATCCTCCAGGCGGCCAGATCAAAAAGCCAAGCGCCGAGCGGTCTAATAATGAtaaagactaggcctaggctataatGAGGATGGcatgtttaaacaaaaatagcACAGGCGTGTTGTAGGAATACCTACcactataataatatttctattaGCCCATTAATTAACATAAACAACCATCCAAATTATAATTTCTTTTGCTCCCATCTGTCACCAAAAAGTTTCTACTTCCTAGCGCCCTCTCTCTTCTTTTTTTccttgacctttttatttttttatacgaCGTTAATGTCATACTAAAAGTATATATTAAAAAGAAGATATCTCAATATCCTGAATTAATAGAAAGACATacatactaaaaataatatctaataaaaacaagtttttgattaatttttttacgtACTTAATTCAGAGAAtgaaaagaataattatttCCAAATCGGTCAAAGGTTATAGAAAGACGCCCTCTTTTTGGAAATCTCTTCATACTATTTGGTTTGCGTGCATGTGAGTTGCTagttaaaatcattaaaaatcacAGTAATGATGcatcatttattaatataaacaatatgaaatataagtTGAATAATGTGGtatatatttgtaatgtttattttatttgtttatgtttttttatctaTAGCGAGGACGTCCGCTAAATTAACAATATGTCTGATGCGGAAGGGTAAGTGGTGAACATGTACCGTGTTGAATGATGGCCCAGTACGTTTATCCCTGCCCACTTTTAGATTGAACCAGAATGTTTAAACTAAACCgtcaataatgtattatttatttagaaaaatgaaTGATACTGACGGGCCTAGATGCCAACTGAACCAcctatagcctagctagctaggcctatgtatgtaTCTATCAGTATCAGATCCTATTGAGAAATACACAAAAGagaatatataatgtattataggcctaggctatctatttgaatatgttatcgtaaataaatttatataggAGATACGGTACCGTAACAAATTGTGATTGCATTGGTCCTCGCACACACAACCataaaaatctaaaattaaCAATACCTCCCCACCTCGTccaatatttatgattaatttgtTACTATTTATAGAGATGACGCTCCCGTAGCTGCCCCAGCAGCAGCTGTTGGTGGCCCCATGGATGTAAACACCGCTCTACAAGAAGTATTGAAGACTGCCCTCATTCACGATGGTCTAGCCAGAGGCCTGCACGAAGCTGCTAAGGCACTTGACAAGTAAGATTCTGAAAACATTCCTTCAGTTTGACCAGTGTCCAACCAATCATTGATGGATTTCTATCGCTGTCTgaacaaaaaacaaatg
This genomic stretch from Antedon mediterranea chromosome 11, ecAntMedi1.1, whole genome shotgun sequence harbors:
- the LOC140062854 gene encoding heparan sulfate glucosamine 3-O-sulfotransferase 5-like; this encodes MKEHVDKASYGFQLFNSKKKLVFLILTICGSILITLLMFGQDVSLKHVICYLKPEQQRNRFIAANRMKQQNNKFDRLEDSHQKGMKRRLPQAIIIGVRKGGTRALLELIAIHPDVAKCGREVHYFDKEENYRQGLEWYRRKMPYSYPHQVTIEKSPAYFITEEAPGRIHQMNASMKLIVIVRDPVLRVISDYTQIHEIKTEQGLTHERFEDLVIQNGEINTSYKAVRISMYSKYIQRWKQYFSGNQILVVDGDALISNPLPELKHVERFLGLHDFISDQNLYLNKTKGFYCMKKEDETSKCLSNSKGRKHPDIDQTVIEKLQKFYQPYNEKFYEIVGRTFNWP